Proteins co-encoded in one Azospirillum humicireducens genomic window:
- a CDS encoding TlpA disulfide reductase family protein produces the protein MAGAGLWWSAGAAPTPPEVLRLGAPDSPSGATPVASTGVEKLEKFKGGEPKPMPPLSFIDAEGRRVDLADFRDRVILLNLWATWCGPCVKEMPSLDRLQAQLGGDAFQVVALSLDRGGRAAVEPFYKKTGVQNLTVFLDPASDSMKALSLRGLPTTILVDPEGRELGRVEGAVEWDAPEVVAFLRQHLGRGGGPARDRGVMKTGG, from the coding sequence ATGGCCGGGGCCGGCCTGTGGTGGAGCGCCGGTGCTGCGCCCACTCCACCGGAGGTGCTGCGGCTGGGCGCGCCGGACTCCCCGTCAGGGGCCACGCCTGTCGCCTCCACCGGCGTCGAAAAGCTGGAGAAGTTCAAGGGGGGGGAGCCCAAGCCGATGCCGCCGCTGTCCTTCATCGACGCCGAGGGGCGGCGGGTCGATCTGGCCGACTTCAGGGACCGGGTGATCCTGCTGAACCTGTGGGCGACCTGGTGCGGCCCTTGCGTGAAGGAGATGCCGTCGCTCGACCGGCTGCAGGCCCAGCTGGGTGGCGACGCCTTCCAGGTGGTGGCGCTGTCGCTCGACCGTGGCGGGCGGGCGGCGGTCGAGCCCTTCTACAAGAAGACGGGCGTGCAGAATCTGACCGTGTTCCTCGACCCGGCGTCGGACTCGATGAAGGCGCTGTCGCTGCGCGGACTGCCCACCACCATCCTGGTCGATCCCGAAGGCCGCGAGCTTGGCCGCGTCGAGGGGGCGGTGGAGTGGGATGCGCCGGAGGTCGTCGCCTTCCTGCGCCAGCATCTGGGCCGCGGCGGCGGGCCGGCGCGAGACCGCGGGGTGATGAAGACGGGCGGCTGA
- the lysA gene encoding diaminopimelate decarboxylase → MSVFAYRNGVLHAESVSLEDVAREVGTPFYLYSTAALESHYNAYAGAFAGQDAGVCYALKANSNLAVIRTLSRLGAGGDVVSVGEMKRALAGGIPAERIVFSGVGKTREDLRAALEAGIHQINVESVPELEALSEVASSMGVEAPIAFRVNPDVDAKTHAKIATGKKENKFGIDYDHAREIYRRAAALPGIKPVAIAVHIGSQLTDLAPFRAAYERVAALLHQLREDGHDIQRLDLGGGLGITYKNEAPPDLADYAAMVRSITGNLGCRITLEPGRSLVGNAGILVSRVIYVKQGLHRRFAIVDAAMNDLIRPSLYDAYHGIVPVAEPAHGVAAEPYDVVGPVCESGDTFAVQRPLPPLADDDLVAFLSAGAYGAVMASTYNSRPLVPEVLVNGDRFSVIRPRPTVEEMLAAERVPDWL, encoded by the coding sequence ATGAGCGTCTTCGCTTACCGCAACGGCGTGCTGCACGCCGAATCCGTGTCGCTGGAGGATGTGGCGCGCGAGGTGGGGACTCCCTTCTACCTCTATTCGACCGCGGCGCTGGAATCGCACTACAACGCCTATGCCGGCGCCTTCGCCGGGCAGGATGCCGGCGTCTGCTATGCGCTGAAGGCCAACTCCAACCTCGCCGTCATCCGCACCCTGTCCAGGCTCGGCGCCGGCGGCGACGTGGTGTCGGTCGGCGAGATGAAGCGCGCGCTGGCCGGCGGCATCCCGGCGGAGCGCATCGTCTTCTCCGGCGTCGGCAAGACCCGCGAGGATCTGCGCGCCGCGCTGGAGGCCGGCATCCACCAGATCAACGTCGAGTCGGTGCCGGAGCTGGAGGCGCTGAGCGAGGTGGCCTCGTCCATGGGCGTGGAGGCCCCCATCGCCTTCCGCGTCAACCCGGATGTCGACGCCAAGACCCACGCCAAGATCGCCACCGGCAAGAAAGAGAACAAGTTCGGCATCGACTACGACCATGCGCGCGAGATTTACCGGCGCGCGGCGGCCCTGCCGGGCATCAAGCCGGTCGCCATCGCCGTCCATATCGGCTCGCAGCTGACCGACCTCGCCCCCTTCCGGGCGGCTTACGAGCGGGTGGCGGCCCTGCTGCACCAGCTGCGCGAGGATGGGCACGACATCCAGCGCCTTGACCTCGGCGGCGGACTCGGCATCACCTACAAGAACGAGGCGCCGCCCGATCTGGCCGACTATGCCGCGATGGTGCGCTCCATCACCGGCAATCTCGGCTGCCGCATCACGCTGGAGCCGGGCCGTTCGCTGGTCGGCAACGCCGGCATCCTGGTCAGCCGCGTCATCTATGTGAAGCAGGGGCTGCACCGCCGCTTCGCCATCGTCGACGCGGCGATGAACGACCTGATCCGCCCGTCGCTCTACGACGCCTATCACGGCATCGTGCCCGTCGCGGAGCCGGCCCACGGCGTCGCGGCGGAGCCCTACGATGTGGTCGGCCCGGTGTGCGAGAGCGGCGACACCTTCGCCGTCCAGCGCCCGCTGCCGCCGCTGGCCGACGACGACCTCGTCGCCTTCCTGTCGGCCGGCGCCTATGGCGCGGTGATGGCCTCGACCTACAACAGCCGGCCGCTGGTGCCGGAGGTGCTGGTCAACGGCGACCGCTTCTCCGTCATCCGCCCCCGCCCGACGGTTGAGGAGATGCTGGCGGCCGAGCGCGTGCCCGACTGGCTGTAA
- a CDS encoding ATP-binding protein gives MLGFEFDPLIGVYRPNGEVVARRPATEASVGRSVAGGLLFQTKLSEAPEGQFLLPSVLDGVLRLAAYRTMRDYGLVVLTGIDRTEAMASWRIRTLYTVAETVVGLLAILAALAWGLRYLDRERKAQVALAEARTAVERTSAERDESARLAAALDHARDMAETARQAAEAANRAKGEFLAGLSHELRTPLNAVIGFADLIAREAEGPVGTPIYRQYAANVRDSGQHVLELINEILDHARAEAGVLPIEEGRCDLEAAADFAVRMLTPRAERAGVLLSAAVAPAARHLRGDDRRIRQILLNLIANGVKYTPSGGSVTLSAALDDGVPVIRVTDTGLGIPAEDVERVLQPFVRVDSAANRGIDGAGLGLPLTKRLVELHGGTLALRSTLGVGTTVTVCLPAARLLPPEPRPAPQPTPAPAPAAALPPIAPAPAVQPLSVLLVDDDPTVRDMVAGLLRGWGHRVIAAANANEALVILDGPEPLDLMLSDVVMPPGMDGTELARQAARMRPGLPVLLASGFAAHAVGNPAAFGPEVAMIAKPFSIDELRQQLARTAGGRGGAAVTAPSSLPAPPLVSVPAPAAPRPAGPPRLLIAEDLSINRELLAALFRDSGYGIDLVADGAEAVQAVKAGDYDLVLMDVQ, from the coding sequence ATGCTGGGTTTCGAGTTCGACCCGCTGATCGGCGTCTACCGTCCGAACGGCGAGGTCGTCGCCCGCCGCCCGGCGACGGAAGCGTCGGTGGGCCGCTCGGTCGCCGGAGGGCTGCTGTTCCAGACCAAGCTGAGCGAGGCGCCGGAGGGGCAGTTTCTGCTGCCGTCGGTGCTGGACGGCGTGCTGCGCCTCGCCGCCTACCGCACCATGCGCGATTACGGGCTGGTGGTGCTGACCGGCATCGACCGGACCGAGGCGATGGCCTCGTGGCGCATCCGCACCCTATACACGGTGGCGGAGACCGTCGTCGGGCTGCTGGCGATCCTCGCGGCGCTGGCCTGGGGCCTGCGGTATCTGGACCGCGAGCGCAAGGCGCAGGTGGCGCTGGCCGAGGCGCGCACTGCGGTGGAGCGGACCAGCGCCGAGCGCGACGAGAGCGCCCGGCTGGCCGCGGCGCTCGACCATGCCCGCGACATGGCGGAGACCGCGCGGCAGGCTGCCGAGGCCGCCAACCGTGCCAAGGGCGAATTCCTTGCCGGTCTCAGCCACGAGCTGCGCACCCCGCTGAACGCGGTGATCGGCTTCGCCGACCTGATCGCGCGTGAGGCGGAAGGGCCGGTCGGCACCCCGATCTACCGGCAATATGCCGCCAATGTCCGCGATTCCGGCCAGCATGTGCTGGAACTGATCAACGAGATCCTCGACCATGCGCGGGCGGAAGCCGGTGTGCTTCCCATCGAGGAGGGGCGCTGCGATCTGGAGGCGGCGGCCGACTTCGCCGTCCGCATGCTGACCCCGCGGGCCGAGCGCGCCGGCGTGCTGCTGTCGGCGGCGGTGGCGCCGGCGGCGCGGCACCTGCGCGGCGACGACCGGCGCATCCGCCAGATCCTGCTGAACCTGATCGCCAACGGGGTGAAATACACGCCGTCGGGCGGATCCGTGACCCTGTCGGCAGCGCTGGACGATGGCGTTCCGGTGATCCGCGTCACCGACACCGGTCTCGGCATTCCCGCCGAGGATGTCGAGCGTGTCCTGCAGCCCTTCGTCCGCGTCGACAGCGCCGCCAACCGCGGCATCGACGGCGCCGGGCTGGGGCTGCCGCTGACCAAGCGGTTGGTGGAGCTGCATGGCGGCACCCTGGCGCTGCGCAGCACGCTGGGCGTCGGAACCACGGTGACGGTGTGCCTGCCCGCCGCCCGCCTGTTGCCTCCGGAACCGCGGCCGGCGCCGCAGCCGACGCCTGCGCCTGCCCCCGCCGCCGCTCTGCCCCCCATCGCTCCGGCCCCTGCCGTGCAGCCGCTGTCGGTCCTGCTGGTGGACGACGACCCGACCGTTCGCGACATGGTGGCCGGGCTGCTGCGCGGCTGGGGGCATCGCGTGATCGCGGCAGCCAATGCCAACGAGGCGCTGGTGATCCTGGATGGTCCGGAACCGTTGGATCTGATGTTGAGCGATGTGGTCATGCCGCCGGGCATGGACGGCACGGAGCTGGCGCGGCAGGCCGCCCGCATGCGCCCCGGTCTGCCGGTGCTGCTGGCCTCCGGTTTCGCCGCGCATGCCGTCGGCAACCCCGCCGCCTTCGGACCCGAGGTGGCGATGATCGCCAAGCCCTTCTCCATCGACGAACTGCGCCAGCAGCTGGCCCGCACCGCCGGCGGACGCGGAGGGGCGGCCGTGACTGCGCCTTCCTCCCTCCCGGCCCCTCCCCTGGTTTCCGTCCCGGCTCCTGCCGCACCCCGGCCGGCCGGGCCGCCGCGCCTGCTGATCGCCGAGGATCTGTCGATCAACCGCGAACTGCTGGCGGCCCTGTTCCGCGACAGCGGCTATGGCATCGATCTGGTTGCGGACGGTGCCGAGGCGGTGCAGGCGGTGAAGGCCGGCGACTATGATCTGGTGCTGATGGACGTGCAGAT
- a CDS encoding cyclic nucleotide-binding domain-containing protein produces MTQSAASGPKRYTIGPGIVMMRQGERADRAWLIESGELEVLLTTPEGGNRRLGVVGKGAVVGEMALIDDGERSATVRSLTEVSCVEVTRDAFRGLLKRSPPLASYLLQSLIAAIRRDYGLPPTARFGNPVDFRSTNSFQKVVDRRMIREGHVFFSPNEPVNTAYLIQSGRVALRPGRGTLGEEIAALGPGSLFGEIYLLTGRLPDVTAVAVAGGICEVIDKRSFEDAVMAMPPILKSLTRIYISQLMKPKAAEPASSSGGKSV; encoded by the coding sequence ATGACGCAATCCGCCGCTTCCGGTCCCAAGCGCTATACCATCGGCCCCGGCATCGTGATGATGCGGCAGGGCGAACGCGCCGACCGGGCGTGGCTGATCGAATCCGGCGAGCTTGAGGTGCTGCTGACCACGCCGGAGGGCGGCAACCGGCGCCTGGGGGTGGTCGGCAAAGGGGCCGTGGTCGGCGAGATGGCGCTGATCGACGATGGCGAGCGCAGCGCCACCGTGCGTTCGCTGACCGAGGTGTCTTGCGTCGAGGTGACGAGGGACGCCTTCCGCGGCCTGCTGAAGCGCAGTCCGCCGCTGGCGTCATACCTGCTGCAGAGCCTGATCGCCGCCATCCGCCGAGACTATGGCCTGCCGCCGACCGCAAGGTTCGGCAATCCGGTCGATTTCCGGTCGACCAACTCCTTCCAGAAGGTGGTCGACCGCCGCATGATCCGCGAGGGGCATGTCTTCTTCAGTCCCAACGAGCCGGTCAACACCGCCTATCTGATCCAGTCCGGCCGCGTGGCGCTCCGCCCCGGCCGCGGCACGCTGGGGGAGGAGATCGCGGCGCTCGGTCCCGGCAGCCTGTTCGGCGAGATCTATCTGCTGACCGGCCGTCTGCCCGACGTCACCGCGGTGGCGGTCGCCGGGGGCATCTGCGAGGTGATCGACAAGCGCAGCTTCGAGGACGCGGTGATGGCGATGCCGCCGATCCTGAAGTCGCTGACGCGGATCTACATCTCGCAACTCATGAAGCCGAAGGCGGCGGAGCCTGCGTCATCCTCCGGCGGGAAATCTGTGTGA
- a CDS encoding methyl-accepting chemotaxis protein, which produces MKVLNNLSISIKIVGLLLFLSALTVGTNLFSVSRMMQIDSLYSSMIDNQVKGAVSALRASRAINAIGGLAYALIVDRDPQHLKNTTKELDARLPRFRQFLADAKGAMPESAAKVDEFLKDFSVLERALQDVKAAVLANDHDKALRIMKQDFDPGMVKLRDALNKYSDAATAVVGEASRSATEKSNHSFVLALSIAGGGCVLCLLIAYGMSRHGISLPIRRIVAVMERLAAGETSVEVTGDERRDEVGAIARTARVFRENAVAKLALEAEQAEQKARAEAERRTVMNRMAERFESSVKNVVTQVSDAVAQMQGNAQQLSAMAGQSKAQASAVSGATREASSNVQTVAAATEEISGSIAEIGRQVARSSEVARLAVGTAEGASASIQTLATQASSVGEVIKLITNIASQTNLLALNAT; this is translated from the coding sequence ATGAAAGTTCTCAATAATTTATCAATTTCCATCAAGATCGTTGGGCTTCTGCTGTTTCTATCGGCATTGACGGTTGGAACGAACCTGTTCTCCGTCTCGCGTATGATGCAGATCGACTCCCTTTACTCCAGCATGATCGACAATCAGGTGAAGGGGGCGGTTTCTGCGTTACGGGCCAGCCGTGCGATCAATGCCATCGGGGGTTTGGCCTATGCGCTTATTGTCGATCGCGATCCGCAGCATTTGAAAAACACGACGAAGGAACTCGATGCCCGGCTGCCACGCTTTCGGCAGTTCCTGGCCGATGCCAAGGGCGCGATGCCCGAATCGGCCGCCAAAGTCGATGAATTCCTTAAGGATTTCAGCGTTCTTGAGCGTGCTTTGCAGGACGTCAAAGCGGCGGTTCTGGCCAACGACCATGACAAGGCGCTTCGTATCATGAAGCAGGATTTCGATCCTGGCATGGTCAAATTGCGCGATGCCTTGAACAAATACAGCGATGCCGCGACCGCGGTCGTCGGCGAGGCATCCCGCAGCGCCACTGAGAAAAGCAACCATTCCTTCGTCCTCGCCTTGTCGATTGCCGGAGGCGGGTGCGTGCTTTGCCTTCTGATCGCCTACGGCATGTCACGCCACGGCATCAGCCTGCCGATCCGCCGCATCGTCGCGGTCATGGAGCGGCTGGCGGCCGGTGAGACCTCGGTCGAGGTAACGGGCGACGAGCGCCGGGACGAGGTGGGCGCCATCGCCCGCACGGCCAGGGTTTTCAGGGAGAACGCCGTCGCCAAGCTGGCTCTTGAGGCGGAACAGGCCGAACAGAAGGCGCGCGCCGAAGCGGAGCGCCGGACCGTGATGAACCGCATGGCCGAGCGGTTCGAGAGTTCGGTCAAGAACGTCGTCACCCAGGTTTCCGACGCGGTGGCGCAGATGCAGGGCAACGCGCAGCAGCTTTCTGCGATGGCCGGACAAAGCAAAGCCCAGGCGTCCGCCGTCTCGGGAGCGACCCGTGAGGCGTCGTCCAACGTGCAGACCGTGGCGGCCGCCACCGAGGAGATTTCCGGCTCCATCGCGGAGATCGGCCGTCAGGTCGCCCGCTCGTCGGAGGTTGCCCGGCTTGCCGTGGGCACGGCCGAGGGGGCCAGCGCCTCGATCCAGACGCTGGCCACCCAGGCCAGCAGCGTGGGGGAGGTGATCAAGCTCATCACCAACATCGCCAGCCAGACCAATCTCCTGGCGCTCAACGCGACC
- a CDS encoding inorganic phosphate transporter, producing the protein MEALQLALPAIVLIVFVALAFDFINGLHDAANSIATVVSTRVLSPKLAVLWAAFFNFIAFLFFGLHVATTVGTGLVDPLVMDPAVILAALIGAIGWNLITWYLGLPSSSSHALVGGIAGAGIAKAGFGAIIASGFTKTAVAIVLSPGIGLLLALLLMLVASWVLRRAVPFTVDRQFRHLQLVSAALYSLGHGGNDAQKTMGIIAVLLFSQGMLGDTFYVPFWVIITCQAAMGLGTMMGGWRIVRTMGSRITDLKPYQGFCAETAGAITLFGATWLGIPVSTTHTITGAIVGVGSARRTSAVRWGLAGRIVWAWVLTIPASGTVAALSYLLVAGLLTP; encoded by the coding sequence ATGGAGGCCCTCCAGCTCGCTCTGCCGGCGATCGTCCTCATCGTCTTCGTGGCGCTCGCCTTCGACTTCATCAACGGCCTGCACGACGCGGCGAATTCCATCGCGACGGTGGTGTCGACCCGCGTGCTGTCGCCGAAGCTGGCCGTACTGTGGGCGGCCTTCTTCAACTTCATCGCCTTCCTGTTCTTCGGCCTGCATGTCGCCACCACCGTCGGCACCGGTCTGGTCGATCCGCTGGTGATGGACCCGGCGGTGATCCTGGCGGCGCTGATCGGCGCCATCGGCTGGAACCTGATCACCTGGTATCTCGGGCTGCCGTCATCATCCTCGCACGCGCTGGTCGGCGGCATCGCCGGGGCCGGCATCGCCAAGGCCGGATTCGGTGCCATCATCGCCAGCGGCTTCACCAAGACGGCGGTCGCCATCGTGCTGTCGCCGGGCATCGGCCTGCTGCTGGCCCTGCTGCTGATGCTGGTGGCGTCCTGGGTGTTGCGCCGCGCCGTCCCCTTCACCGTCGACCGGCAGTTCCGCCATCTCCAGCTCGTCTCCGCCGCCCTCTACAGCCTGGGCCATGGCGGCAACGACGCCCAGAAGACGATGGGCATCATCGCCGTGCTGCTGTTCAGCCAGGGCATGCTGGGCGATACCTTCTACGTGCCCTTCTGGGTCATCATCACCTGTCAGGCGGCGATGGGGCTGGGCACCATGATGGGCGGCTGGCGCATCGTCCGCACCATGGGCTCGCGCATCACCGACCTGAAGCCCTATCAGGGCTTCTGCGCCGAGACCGCGGGCGCCATCACGCTGTTCGGCGCAACCTGGCTGGGCATCCCGGTGTCGACCACCCACACCATCACCGGCGCCATCGTCGGCGTCGGCTCCGCCCGCCGCACCTCGGCGGTGCGCTGGGGTCTGGCCGGTCGAATCGTCTGGGCCTGGGTGCTGACGATTCCCGCCTCCGGCACCGTCGCCGCCCTGTCCTACCTGCTGGTGGCGGGCCTGCTGACCCCGTAA
- a CDS encoding glycerate kinase type-2 family protein yields MTTAMTTDALLHDLFQAALTAVTAETRLPAALPQPPKGRTVVIGAGKAAAAMAKTVEDHWPGPLTGLVVTRYGHDLPTERIEVVQASHPVPDAAGQEAARRIVEMVQGLTADDLVLCLISGGGSALLALPAPGITLEDKRAVAKALLKSGADIGEMNCVRKHLSAVKGGRLAAMAHPARVVSLLVSDVPGDDPSVIASGPTVPDPTSFADARAILAKYNITPPPAVAGFLEAAADETPKPGDPRLGGAETTIIATPQDALEAAAALARDRGYNPVILGDAIEGEAREVAKVHAGIARQTARHGQPAPVPAVILSGGETTVTVRGQGRGGRNVEFLLALAVALDGHPGIWAAAFDTDGIDGTEDNAGAILRPDTLKRAEAMGLDAKAFLADNDGYSFFKALGDLVVTGPTRTNVNDFRVIVVEPA; encoded by the coding sequence ATGACCACCGCCATGACCACAGACGCCCTGCTCCACGACCTGTTCCAGGCGGCGCTCACCGCGGTGACCGCCGAGACTAGGCTGCCGGCGGCTCTGCCGCAGCCGCCGAAGGGCCGCACGGTGGTCATCGGCGCCGGCAAGGCGGCGGCGGCCATGGCGAAGACGGTGGAGGACCATTGGCCGGGACCGCTGACCGGCCTCGTCGTCACCCGCTACGGCCACGATCTGCCGACAGAGCGGATCGAGGTGGTGCAGGCCAGCCATCCGGTGCCCGACGCCGCCGGACAGGAAGCGGCACGACGCATCGTCGAGATGGTGCAGGGACTGACCGCCGACGACCTCGTGCTCTGCCTGATCTCCGGCGGCGGCTCCGCCCTGCTGGCGCTGCCGGCGCCCGGCATCACGCTGGAGGACAAGCGCGCCGTCGCCAAGGCGTTGCTGAAGAGCGGGGCCGACATCGGCGAGATGAACTGCGTGCGCAAGCATCTGTCGGCGGTGAAGGGCGGGCGGCTGGCGGCCATGGCCCATCCGGCGCGCGTCGTCTCGCTGCTGGTCTCCGACGTGCCGGGCGACGACCCCTCGGTGATCGCCAGCGGCCCGACCGTGCCCGACCCGACCAGCTTCGCCGACGCCCGCGCCATCCTGGCCAAGTACAACATCACCCCGCCGCCGGCCGTGGCCGGCTTCCTGGAAGCGGCGGCGGACGAGACGCCGAAGCCCGGCGACCCGCGCCTCGGCGGTGCCGAGACCACCATCATCGCAACCCCGCAGGATGCGCTGGAGGCCGCGGCGGCACTGGCCCGCGACCGTGGCTACAATCCCGTCATCCTGGGCGACGCCATCGAGGGCGAAGCGCGCGAGGTCGCCAAGGTCCATGCCGGCATCGCCCGGCAGACCGCCCGCCACGGCCAGCCCGCTCCGGTGCCCGCCGTCATCCTGTCCGGCGGCGAGACCACGGTGACGGTGCGCGGCCAGGGCCGCGGCGGCCGCAACGTCGAATTCCTGCTGGCGCTGGCGGTGGCGCTCGACGGCCATCCCGGCATCTGGGCCGCCGCCTTCGACACCGACGGCATCGACGGGACGGAGGACAATGCCGGCGCCATCCTGCGCCCCGACACGCTGAAACGGGCCGAGGCGATGGGCCTGGATGCCAAGGCCTTCCTCGCCGACAACGACGGCTACAGCTTCTTCAAGGCGCTGGGCGATCTGGTCGTCACCGGCCCGACCCGCACCAACGTCAACGATTTCCGGGTGATCGTGGTCGAGCCGGCCTGA
- the argH gene encoding argininosuccinate lyase — MSADQTTPTSAAATGASTGSAAPAASQMWGGRFARGPAAIMEKINASIGFDKRLADQDIAGSKAHAAMLAKQGIITQADADAIIAGLDRVKAEIDAGDFTFKVELEDIHMNVEARLAELIGEPAKRLHTGRSRNDQVATDFKLWVRDAIDRTIAGLTALQAALIDLAEQHTGTVMPGFTHLQAAQPISFAHHLLAYVEMFGRDRGRFRDARCRLNECPLGSAALAGTPYPIDRFMTAEALGFNRPTANSLDAVSDRDFALEYLSAASICAMHLSRFAEEIVIWCSAQFRFIKLSDAFTTGSSIMPQKKNPDAAELVRAKAGRVIGSLNSLLIAMKGLPLAYSKDMQEDKEPVFEADDTLALCIAAMEGMVRDMQPNVPAMREAADRGFLNATDLADWLVRELDMPFREAHHVTGRAVKAAEDRRVGLTDLTLAELQAIEPRITEAVYPALSIEASLNSRTSFGGPAPVRVQEAVKAARERFL; from the coding sequence ATGAGCGCCGATCAGACCACGCCGACTTCCGCCGCCGCAACCGGCGCCTCCACCGGCTCTGCCGCACCCGCCGCCAGCCAGATGTGGGGCGGGCGATTCGCGCGCGGTCCCGCCGCCATCATGGAGAAGATCAACGCCTCCATCGGCTTCGACAAGCGGCTCGCCGACCAGGACATCGCCGGGTCGAAGGCCCATGCCGCGATGCTCGCCAAGCAGGGCATCATAACCCAGGCCGACGCCGACGCCATCATCGCCGGCCTCGACCGCGTGAAGGCAGAAATTGATGCCGGCGACTTCACCTTCAAGGTGGAGCTGGAGGACATCCACATGAATGTGGAGGCCCGGCTGGCCGAGCTGATCGGCGAGCCGGCCAAGCGCCTGCACACCGGCCGCTCGCGCAACGACCAGGTTGCGACCGATTTCAAGCTGTGGGTGCGCGACGCCATCGACCGGACCATCGCCGGACTGACCGCGCTGCAGGCCGCGCTGATCGACCTGGCGGAGCAGCACACCGGCACGGTGATGCCCGGCTTCACCCACCTGCAGGCGGCGCAGCCCATCAGCTTCGCCCACCATCTGCTGGCCTATGTCGAGATGTTCGGGCGCGACCGCGGCCGCTTCCGCGACGCGCGCTGCCGGCTGAACGAATGCCCGCTCGGCTCGGCGGCGCTGGCCGGCACCCCCTACCCCATCGACCGCTTCATGACTGCGGAGGCGCTGGGCTTCAACCGGCCGACCGCCAATTCGCTGGACGCGGTGTCCGACCGCGACTTCGCGCTGGAATATCTGTCGGCGGCGTCGATCTGCGCCATGCACCTGTCGCGCTTCGCCGAGGAGATCGTGATCTGGTGCTCGGCCCAGTTCCGCTTCATCAAGCTGTCGGACGCCTTCACCACCGGCTCGTCGATCATGCCGCAGAAGAAGAACCCGGACGCGGCGGAGCTGGTGCGCGCCAAGGCCGGCCGGGTGATCGGCAGCCTGAACAGCCTGCTGATCGCCATGAAGGGCCTGCCGCTGGCCTATTCCAAGGACATGCAGGAGGACAAGGAGCCGGTGTTCGAGGCCGACGACACGCTGGCGCTGTGCATCGCCGCCATGGAAGGCATGGTGCGCGACATGCAGCCCAACGTCCCGGCGATGCGCGAGGCCGCCGACCGCGGCTTCCTGAACGCCACCGACCTCGCCGACTGGCTGGTGCGCGAGCTGGACATGCCCTTCCGCGAGGCGCACCACGTCACCGGCCGCGCCGTGAAGGCGGCGGAGGACCGCCGCGTCGGCCTGACCGACCTGACGCTGGCCGAACTCCAGGCCATCGAGCCGCGCATCACCGAAGCCGTCTATCCGGCGCTGAGCATCGAGGCGTCGCTGAACAGCCGCACCAGCTTCGGCGGCCCGGCCCCCGTCCGCGTGCAGGAGGCGGTGAAGGCCGCCCGGGAGCGTTTCCTGTGA
- a CDS encoding DUF47 domain-containing protein, translating to MLLRAFRSLMPKEERFVDQFVEQARHIVAAAAALEAVMDAGPEERAQKIAALKRVEKDADRIAKDAGRDLHRAFITPFDRSDILSLINALDDAIDLMDEVPRHAGLYGIETFDEPMRRFVVLIRQQADVMVELMPLLGAIARNAERIDHLCGRMSDLEDEADDVLRSALQSLIAEKPDMIAFLGRRELYEMLEAVTDRCDDVGDLVAGITLDQV from the coding sequence ATGCTGCTGCGCGCTTTCCGTTCGCTGATGCCGAAGGAGGAACGCTTCGTCGACCAGTTCGTCGAGCAGGCCCGCCACATCGTGGCCGCCGCCGCCGCCCTGGAAGCGGTGATGGACGCGGGTCCGGAGGAGCGGGCGCAGAAGATCGCGGCGCTGAAGCGGGTGGAGAAGGACGCCGACCGCATCGCCAAGGATGCCGGGCGCGACCTGCACCGCGCCTTCATCACCCCCTTCGACCGCTCGGACATCCTGTCGCTGATCAACGCGCTGGACGACGCCATCGACCTGATGGACGAGGTTCCACGCCATGCCGGCCTGTACGGCATCGAGACCTTCGACGAGCCGATGCGCCGCTTCGTCGTCCTCATCCGCCAGCAGGCCGACGTGATGGTGGAGCTGATGCCGCTGCTGGGCGCCATCGCCCGCAACGCGGAACGGATCGACCATCTCTGCGGCCGCATGTCCGACCTGGAGGACGAGGCCGACGACGTGCTGCGCAGCGCCCTGCAGTCGCTGATCGCCGAAAAGCCGGACATGATCGCCTTCCTCGGCCGGCGCGAGCTGTATGAGATGCTGGAGGCGGTGACCGACCGCTGCGACGACGTCGGCGACCTGGTCGCGGGCATCACGCTCGATCAGGTCTGA